One part of the Methylobacterium mesophilicum SR1.6/6 genome encodes these proteins:
- the cheB gene encoding chemotaxis-specific protein-glutamate methyltransferase CheB, with amino-acid sequence MTPVRVMLVEDSLVVRELLRHIVSRDERLEVVAAVASGEEALEKLRTVRPDVISMDIRLPGIDGLETTRRIMAEHPTPIVVVADSVEDSSLRISMNALRAGALSVVEKPVATTHAGYESVAGEICTQLRIMAQVPVIRRRPIGTEWAGRNGSTPQAQPAELPGLAPSLLGIGASTGGPPALARVIGALPSDFPLPVLVVQHMGAAFMDGFASWLDSVVTLPVGLARDGERAEPGRVYVAPGDRHLEIGSGRILRVVHSAPVSGQRPAATVLFRSMARQSGASGIGVLLTGMGEDGAAGLADMHKAGAQTVAEHESTAVVYGMPAAAVRLGAARAVLPLDRIADHVLRLVEPGARP; translated from the coding sequence ATGACCCCGGTCCGCGTCATGCTGGTCGAGGACAGCCTCGTGGTGCGCGAACTCCTGCGCCACATCGTCTCCCGCGACGAGCGGCTCGAGGTCGTCGCGGCGGTCGCCTCGGGCGAGGAGGCGCTCGAGAAGCTCCGCACGGTGCGGCCGGACGTGATCTCGATGGATATCCGGCTGCCCGGCATCGACGGGCTGGAGACCACGCGGCGGATCATGGCCGAGCACCCGACGCCGATCGTCGTAGTGGCGGACTCGGTCGAGGATTCCTCCCTGCGGATCTCGATGAACGCGCTCCGGGCCGGCGCCCTGTCGGTGGTGGAGAAGCCCGTGGCCACCACCCATGCCGGCTACGAGTCGGTGGCCGGCGAGATCTGCACGCAGCTGCGGATCATGGCTCAGGTCCCGGTGATCCGCCGCCGCCCGATCGGCACAGAATGGGCCGGCCGCAACGGCTCCACGCCGCAGGCGCAGCCGGCCGAGCTGCCTGGGCTGGCGCCGAGCCTCCTGGGGATCGGGGCCTCCACGGGCGGTCCCCCCGCGCTCGCCCGGGTGATCGGCGCGCTTCCGAGCGACTTCCCGCTGCCCGTTCTGGTGGTCCAGCACATGGGTGCGGCCTTCATGGACGGATTCGCCAGCTGGCTCGACAGCGTCGTGACCCTGCCGGTAGGCCTCGCCCGGGACGGCGAGCGCGCCGAGCCCGGCCGCGTCTACGTGGCTCCGGGCGACCGGCACCTTGAGATCGGCTCGGGCCGGATCCTGCGGGTGGTCCATTCCGCGCCGGTTTCCGGGCAGCGCCCGGCCGCCACCGTGCTGTTCCGCTCGATGGCCCGGCAGAGCGGGGCCTCCGGGATCGGCGTGCTGCTCACCGGCATGGGCGAGGACGGGGCAGCCGGCCTCGCCGACATGCACAAGGCCGGCGCCCAGACCGTGGCGGAACACGAGAGCACCGCGGTGGTCTACGGCATGCCGGCTGCGGCGGTGCGGCTCGGCGCCGCCCGCGCGGTCCTTCCCCTCGACCGGATCGCCGACCACGTCCTGCGCCTCGTCGAACCGGGTGCGCGGCCGTGA
- a CDS encoding response regulator → MSDGTAGLGTILAVDDEPDILIALEDLFEDSYRVLTTSRPAEALEILRAEPDIAVILSDQRMPGLTGDALLAEARGFHDAQAILLTGYADITAVIAALNRGGIVGYVTKPWDAGLLRSTVRQAFERHRLGRDLATERALLRGLLDHAQDAISFKDAEGRFVRLNGRKAALLGTDVAACLGRREGELLGAKADPVTEADEAAIRSGAVTEGLVSDGPIGAEQWSHVTRVPIRDAGGAISHLAVIERDVTEQRTLEARLRQSDKMQALGTLAGGIAHDFNNLLTAILGSLELAGPKVADQPRVQRLIENARGAAERGASLTKRLLSFSRAHDLQARAVDVNSLISGMSDLFGRSLGGLVTVRTDLEEGLPAVQVDPDQLELAVLNLCINARDAMPEGGAITVATRRLSIAGDPEIADGTYLGISVTDEGTGIPEEILRRVCEPFFTTKAVGQGTGLGLAMVFGLAQQSKGRLAIDSEVGRGTRVELALPFATEMPEQAAQAAGTAPVAGRRARVLIVDDDPQVRHVTASFLTGFGHSTTEAGDGEAALRLLGGDRYDIVVADLAMPGMSGIELAAEIRERDPRLPVLILTGHAEAMQIPDDLPVLSKPFRSADLAARVAALLDGADGPSN, encoded by the coding sequence ATGAGTGACGGTACGGCAGGTTTGGGGACGATCCTGGCCGTCGACGACGAGCCGGACATCCTGATCGCCCTGGAGGATCTGTTCGAGGATTCCTATCGGGTTCTGACGACCTCGCGCCCCGCCGAGGCGCTGGAGATCCTGCGCGCCGAGCCCGACATCGCCGTGATCCTATCCGACCAGCGCATGCCGGGCCTCACCGGCGACGCGCTGCTCGCCGAGGCGCGCGGCTTCCACGACGCGCAGGCGATCCTGCTGACCGGCTATGCCGACATCACCGCGGTGATCGCGGCGCTGAACCGCGGCGGCATCGTCGGCTACGTGACGAAGCCTTGGGATGCCGGCCTGCTCCGTTCCACCGTCCGGCAGGCCTTCGAGCGCCATCGCCTCGGCCGGGATCTCGCCACCGAGCGGGCGCTCCTGCGCGGCCTCCTCGATCATGCTCAGGACGCCATCAGCTTCAAGGACGCGGAGGGTCGCTTCGTGCGGCTGAACGGCCGCAAGGCGGCGCTGCTCGGGACCGACGTCGCCGCCTGCCTCGGGCGGCGCGAGGGCGAGCTGCTCGGGGCGAAGGCCGATCCGGTGACCGAGGCCGATGAGGCGGCGATCCGCTCCGGCGCGGTCACCGAGGGCCTCGTCAGCGACGGGCCGATCGGGGCCGAGCAGTGGAGCCACGTGACCCGGGTGCCGATCCGCGACGCGGGCGGCGCGATCAGCCATCTCGCGGTGATCGAGCGCGACGTGACCGAGCAGCGAACCCTGGAGGCGCGCCTGCGCCAGTCCGACAAGATGCAGGCGCTCGGCACACTGGCGGGCGGCATCGCGCACGACTTCAACAACCTGCTCACCGCGATCCTCGGCAGTCTGGAACTCGCGGGCCCGAAGGTCGCCGACCAGCCGCGGGTGCAGCGCCTGATCGAGAACGCCCGCGGGGCGGCCGAGCGCGGCGCCTCGCTGACGAAGCGCCTCCTCAGCTTCAGCCGCGCCCACGACCTGCAGGCGCGGGCCGTCGACGTGAACAGCCTGATCAGCGGGATGAGCGACTTGTTCGGGCGCAGCCTCGGCGGCCTCGTGACCGTGCGCACCGACCTGGAGGAAGGTCTGCCGGCGGTCCAGGTCGATCCGGACCAACTGGAACTCGCCGTGCTCAACCTCTGCATCAATGCCCGGGACGCCATGCCGGAGGGCGGCGCCATCACGGTGGCGACGCGGCGTCTCAGCATCGCGGGCGATCCCGAGATCGCCGACGGCACCTATCTCGGCATCAGCGTCACCGACGAGGGGACCGGGATACCGGAGGAGATCCTGCGCCGGGTCTGCGAACCGTTCTTCACCACCAAGGCGGTCGGCCAGGGCACCGGCCTCGGGCTCGCCATGGTGTTCGGCCTCGCCCAGCAATCGAAGGGTCGGCTGGCGATCGACAGCGAGGTCGGCCGGGGCACCCGCGTCGAACTGGCCCTGCCCTTCGCCACGGAAATGCCCGAGCAGGCAGCCCAGGCGGCCGGCACGGCCCCGGTGGCCGGGCGGCGCGCCCGCGTCCTCATCGTCGACGACGACCCGCAGGTGCGCCACGTGACGGCGTCGTTCCTCACGGGATTCGGCCACAGCACCACGGAGGCCGGCGACGGCGAGGCCGCGCTCCGGCTTCTTGGGGGCGATCGCTACGACATCGTCGTGGCCGATCTGGCCATGCCCGGCATGAGCGGCATTGAACTCGCCGCCGAGATCCGCGAGCGGGATCCGCGTCTGCCAGTCCTAATTCTCACTGGCCACGCCGAGGCGATGCAGATCCCCGACGATCTGCCGGTGCTATCGAAACCGTTCCGTTCAGCCGATCTCGCGGCCCGGGTCGCCGCGCTGCTCGACGGCGCGGACGGTCCTTCCAACTGA
- a CDS encoding response regulator yields MAEAGAPEGPARILLVEDSETQALELRLLLEASGFAVERCPSAETALDHLNRSQPDLVVADYHLPGMNGDELIRQMRLSLRTRALPVLMLTGGSGGERQGLESGADAYLPKSADRDLMILRIRALLRERRPASDGASPGAAAFRRGRILVIDGSVTYRTFLAGLLGQDGHHVATADGPDAALAALDGDGDGADGAFDCVTVDLLGHAYDGLALCRAISQRRSGQVAGAGFHLVGIAGSDPAKDFLVEAYAAGADDVVSKTDAEVLALRVRGFVRRRLLEEDDRRIAGQFGERERAVERARAEAEAAEAKARLADALERANRDLADANRQLTEAQSKLVQAAKMASLGELVAGIAHEINNPLAFILAHQGTVERLLGELPDAAPDAATRAIEKARQRVGSMRMGLTRIQDLVLNLRKFSRLDEGERALVNVPEAIDTVLALIQHKLGDRIAVERSFTGRTEIHCTPALLNQVVMNILGNAADAMPEGGKIRIKTQSSPDFDEIRISDTGPGIPETLREKIFEPFFTTKPVGSGTGLGLAIAYSVVQAHSGSLTVETAPGGGACFVIGIPRQAASA; encoded by the coding sequence ATGGCCGAGGCCGGCGCCCCGGAGGGTCCCGCCCGGATCCTGCTGGTGGAGGATTCGGAGACGCAGGCCTTGGAGCTGCGCCTCCTCCTAGAGGCCAGCGGCTTCGCGGTCGAGCGGTGCCCTTCGGCCGAGACGGCGCTCGACCACCTCAACCGCAGCCAGCCGGACTTGGTGGTGGCGGATTACCACCTACCCGGCATGAACGGCGACGAGCTGATCCGGCAGATGCGCCTGTCCCTGCGCACCCGGGCGCTGCCCGTCCTGATGCTGACCGGCGGGAGCGGCGGTGAGCGGCAGGGGCTGGAGAGCGGCGCCGACGCCTACCTGCCGAAATCCGCCGACCGCGACCTGATGATCTTGCGGATCCGCGCCCTGCTGCGCGAGCGCCGCCCGGCGAGCGACGGCGCGAGTCCCGGCGCGGCCGCCTTCCGGCGCGGGCGGATCCTCGTGATCGACGGCAGCGTCACCTATCGGACCTTCCTAGCGGGCCTGCTGGGCCAGGACGGGCACCATGTCGCCACCGCCGACGGTCCGGATGCGGCTCTGGCTGCCCTGGACGGGGACGGGGACGGGGCCGACGGCGCCTTCGACTGCGTGACCGTCGATCTCCTGGGCCACGCCTACGATGGCCTCGCCCTATGTCGGGCGATCAGCCAGCGCCGGTCCGGCCAGGTGGCCGGTGCGGGGTTCCACCTTGTGGGCATCGCCGGGAGCGACCCGGCCAAGGATTTCCTGGTGGAGGCCTACGCGGCCGGGGCCGACGACGTGGTCTCGAAGACCGACGCCGAGGTGCTGGCGCTGCGGGTGCGCGGCTTCGTGCGCCGTCGCCTCCTGGAGGAGGACGACCGGCGCATCGCCGGCCAGTTCGGCGAGCGCGAGCGGGCGGTCGAGCGCGCGCGCGCCGAGGCCGAGGCGGCCGAGGCGAAGGCGCGCCTCGCCGACGCCCTGGAGCGGGCGAACCGCGACCTCGCCGACGCCAACCGCCAGCTCACCGAGGCGCAGTCCAAGCTCGTCCAGGCGGCCAAGATGGCGTCCCTCGGCGAGCTGGTGGCCGGCATCGCCCACGAGATCAACAATCCCCTGGCATTTATCCTGGCCCATCAGGGCACGGTGGAGCGGCTGCTCGGGGAGCTGCCGGACGCCGCACCGGACGCGGCCACCCGCGCCATCGAGAAGGCCCGGCAGCGGGTCGGCTCGATGCGCATGGGACTCACGCGGATCCAGGATCTGGTTCTGAATCTCCGAAAGTTCTCCCGCCTCGACGAGGGCGAGCGTGCCCTGGTCAACGTCCCGGAGGCGATCGACACGGTGCTGGCCCTGATCCAGCACAAGCTCGGGGACCGCATCGCCGTGGAGCGCAGCTTCACCGGACGGACCGAGATCCACTGCACCCCGGCGCTGCTGAACCAAGTGGTGATGAACATCCTGGGCAATGCCGCCGACGCCATGCCGGAGGGCGGGAAGATCCGAATCAAGACCCAGTCGAGCCCGGATTTCGACGAGATCCGGATCAGCGATACCGGGCCCGGCATTCCGGAAACCCTGCGTGAGAAGATCTTCGAGCCGTTCTTCACGACGAAGCCGGTGGGATCGGGCACGGGTCTTGGTCTTGCGATTGCCTACAGTGTCGTTCAAGCGCATAGCGGCTCGCTCACCGTGGAGACGGCCCCGGGTGGGGGAGCCTGCTTCGTGATCGGGATCCCGCGGCAGGCGGCCAGCGCATGA